In Acidimicrobiales bacterium, the following proteins share a genomic window:
- a CDS encoding SpoIIE family protein phosphatase → MALPTIGPLRGGRPSTTSLLVDAARALHSDSDRSRLLAWALDAALALTGADAVGFWPLGDEELARWIPAPSQREPATRLGALADPRQYGALQPAVRGTTEVRLADLDELAGRAGSDGDLSARLGGVTSLLAVPVPSGDSANHGVVVAISGRSDHFATTDEGLQVLAAHLGVALDNLATRHALEQLRASEQQMVNQLQAAVMPERPNVAFTELGSYYSPADPGVATGGDLHDWIVLPDGDLHFAVVDVMGKGVAATKDALAVTHALRLLVLDGCPLEDVVRRADEIVTAQNPDLVATLLVGRYRPLTGSLKLAGGGHPPAFVVQGGRATEIRAPGGPIGWPGAGSEGVADVALG, encoded by the coding sequence GTGGCCCTGCCGACCATCGGTCCCCTGCGGGGCGGAAGGCCGTCCACCACCTCGCTCCTGGTCGACGCGGCGCGGGCGCTGCACTCCGACAGCGACCGCTCCCGCCTGCTCGCGTGGGCCCTCGATGCGGCGCTGGCACTTACGGGAGCGGATGCCGTGGGCTTCTGGCCTCTCGGGGACGAGGAATTGGCCAGGTGGATCCCGGCGCCGTCGCAGCGCGAGCCGGCGACGCGTCTCGGAGCATTGGCGGACCCTCGCCAGTACGGAGCACTCCAGCCCGCCGTCCGCGGCACGACCGAAGTGCGCCTGGCCGACCTCGACGAGCTGGCCGGTCGGGCAGGGAGCGACGGTGACCTGAGCGCCCGCCTCGGCGGCGTGACCAGCCTGTTGGCGGTGCCCGTACCCTCCGGTGACAGCGCCAACCACGGGGTCGTCGTGGCGATCAGCGGCCGCTCCGACCACTTCGCCACGACGGATGAGGGGCTGCAGGTCCTCGCCGCCCATCTCGGCGTGGCACTCGACAACCTGGCCACCCGTCATGCGCTCGAGCAGCTGCGCGCGTCGGAGCAGCAGATGGTCAACCAGCTCCAGGCGGCCGTGATGCCCGAGAGGCCCAACGTCGCGTTCACGGAGCTCGGCAGCTACTACTCCCCCGCCGACCCGGGCGTGGCCACGGGTGGGGATCTGCACGACTGGATCGTCCTGCCCGACGGCGACCTGCACTTCGCGGTGGTGGACGTGATGGGCAAGGGCGTGGCCGCCACCAAGGACGCACTGGCCGTCACCCACGCCCTCCGCCTGCTGGTGCTCGACGGGTGCCCGCTGGAGGACGTGGTGCGGCGGGCCGACGAGATCGTCACCGCCCAGAACCCCGACCTGGTGGCCACGCTCCTCGTCGGACGGTACCGGCCCCTCACCGGGAGCCTGAAGCTGGCGGGCGGCGGTCACCCCCCGGCGTTCGTCGTCCAGGGTGGCCGGGCGACCGAGATCAGGGCGCCGGGCGGGCCCATCGGGTGGCCGGGGGCGGGGTCGGAGGGCGTGGCCGACGTGGCCCTCGGGC